The Drosophila suzukii chromosome X, CBGP_Dsuzu_IsoJpt1.0, whole genome shotgun sequence DNA window gcccttgagattccccAACTTTTGATGTACAACACTTGTTGCCATACAAATTCCCGTTTGGAAGTTATTGAACGATTAACACTTCATGCTTACCTTGAACACTATGCATCATTAATTTGATGGCACAAGTTCTTAAAAGATAATTTTTGAGTAAATGAATAACATTTACAAGTTTTTCATGGACTAAAACTTTTTGTAATAAGCTAATTGTTAAAAGCCCGACAAGTCTTATTTAAACTCCTAGAAACTAAGTAGACGTGGTATTGCCAACagaaatgtatatatttactttTGTGATATTAATATAGTTTATACGTTTGTATATGAGCATTACAGCAAAAGTGAACATAGCTcctattttataaaaaaattctgATATCAAATGAAAACACCTCCTAACGAGGTAAGGGGTCGTGACAATCGCACCTTCAACATACAAAAGTTTTGACATCTGACTTTGTGACGGATAAATTCGACTAAATAAATCGAATTGCAACCTCAACTAGGTACGGAGATTTGAACTAGTTAAGTGTTTAAAAAACTGAGGCCAAGCGATGCAGAACATAGTCGACGAGGAGGGCGCGGCGCCCAGTCTCTACACGCCGGTGGGCGACGATGGGAATCCAGGTGGAGGATCTGGAAGAGCCGACTCCTCCATCCAGGAGTACAAGTCCCAGCGCGCCGGGGTGGTGAAGAAGCGGCTCCGCAAGGACGGGGAACTGCTCTCCAAGGGGGACACCATTCTGGAGTTGTCCGAGTGCATACACACCACGGTAACCAAGGACATGTGCGCGGACTGCGGAGGCGACTTGCGTCAGAACGAGAATGGACAAACGTCGGAGGCCTCGGTGCCCATGGTGCACACCATGCCCGATCTTAAGGTCAGCCAGAAGCTGGCCCAGAAGCTCGGACACGACGACACCCGCCGCCTGCTGGCCGACAGGAAGCTGGTCCTGCTCGTCGATCTCGACCATACGGTGATCCACACCACCGACGACACGGTGCCGGACAACATCAAGGGCATCTACCACTTCCAGCTGCGCGGCCCGCATTCCAAGTGGTACCACACGCGCTTGCGCCCCGGCACTGCCGAGTTCCTGAAGCGCATGTCCCAGCTCTACGAGCTGCACATCTGCACCTTTGGGAAGCGTAAGTACGCGCACAAGATTGCCCAACTCCTGGACCCCGAGGGAAAGTTCTTCTCGACCAGGATTCTGTCCAGAGATGAGTCCTTCAATGCCACCAGCAGGACGGACAACTTGAAAGCTCTCTTTCCGAATGGCGATTCCATGGTGTGCATCATCGACGATCGGGAGGATGTGTGGAACATGGCCTCCAACTTGATTCAGGTCAAGCCCTATCACTTCTTTCAGCACAAGGGTGACATTAATGCCCCGCCGGGCTTGTCCAAGCATGAACTGGATGGCGAAGGCGTTGATTTCCAAGAGATTACCGAGAAGATTTCCGAGTCTATCAGCGAACTGAGAACAGAAGATCCTGATAGGGGCGACAACATAGTCTCAAGCACAAGCAAGGATGATGAGGGGAATGAGGAATCAGTCGACGTATTCGAACTGGAGAGCGACGCCAAGGATCCCGAGATTTCCAATTCCTCGATAGCCGCAGAGGCACCCAAGAAGCCGCCGAGTGACACACTAAATGGCAAGACTGTCTCAGAGGAAATCGTGGTCGTAGACGATAGTTCATCTGGCTCACCAGATGCTGAGAAAGCTGTTATTGATGATAGTTCCAAGGAGGTCACAAAAGCCGAGGTGGTGGAAGAGAAAACCCCGACAAGCAATGAGGATGTGGCCACCACGTCAAAGCCCAGCCTTCGAGTGCCGCTCGAAGGGCAGAAGCAGATAGAGATTGAAGACACCGACGATTACTTGCTTTATCTGGAGGGCATATTGCGCAGCATCCACAAGCGATTCTATGCCATCTACGACGAGACCACGGAGATAACCGATCTAAAGGTCATCGTTCCGAAGATTCGCTGTGAAGTGCTGCGTGGCAAGAGCTTGGTGTTTTCCGGCCTGGTGCCCACGGAGATGAAGCTGGAGCAATCGCAGGCATACTTCATTGCTAAAAGTCTGGGCGCAGATGTGCAGCCGAACATTGGCAAGGGGGTCACGCATCTGGTGGCGGTCGATGCGGGCACCTACAAGGTATATGCCGCCAAGAAAGAATCCGCCATCAAGGTGGTCAATGCAAACTGGCTGTGGACCTGCGCCGAGCGCTGGGAGCATGTGGAGGAGAAGCTCTTTCCATTGGACCAAGGTGGCAAGGTGCGCAGTCCCGAGCACGTGGTCAACTACAGCGAGCGCCCAGAGATCTCACCATCGAGCAGCAAGCAGCAGGAGGGGCAGAGCCGCACCTTCCGCGAAACGCTCAATCCACTGCTGGGCCTCACCAACGCGGACATCGAGTCCATGAACCAGGACTACGACACATTCTTCGAGTCGGACTCGTCGAGTGACGAGGGACCCGTTAACCTTGAAAACCCACCAATGGATAGGAAGGTGCTTAAGAGAATGCGCGAAGATAATAGCAATAGCAATAGATCCAGCAATAGAGCAATAGATGACTTGTTGACGCGCAGCGAGGACGTGATGATCGGAGCGCAGAACGTCATGGAATTTGACATAGGCTTAAACGCAGAGGCTAATGACAATAATGAGAAGGAGGATGATGACGATGAGATGCCCAGAGCCAAGTTTCGACGAGGAGAAGATCTGCCTACTGACCAGGAGATTGGCTCCGACCTGAACAGCGAGAAAGACCCGgaggacgaggacgacgaCGAATGGGACATGATGGGCGCCGCCCTGGAGAGAGAGTACCTCGTCCCTTCCTCGGAAGACTTTGACATTTAGAAAAAGAAATCTTCGAACATTAGACAGGAGCCTGAGTCCCCGCATTGGAGGCCTGCTGCCCGGCCACTAAAGACATATTAGTTTACTTTTAAAGTAGGCAGCAAGAGGTCGCACATCGGCGGGCACATCGGTCCTTCAGCCGCAGTGAATTTTTGAATCAAAAACTCAATCTAATCTAATGTAAATTGTacatgttttaaaaataaatttgtcaTCAAATAAGACTCCAAGATCAACGATTTTATTCAAAGCAGAGAAGCGATATAGCACCACCTACTTAAACATGATAACGCCGATTAGCCAATTACGATGCTATCCAATTTAAAGAATAGAAATGAAAGCCAAGCTTGGATAGTTTCGCCTTTAAGGGAAAGTGACAAACCTTGTCAAAGGCTTTGGCAAAATCTGTGAAAATAGTGATAGTCTGTAAATGGTATTAAAATGCGTGTATGCAGTGCTTTGTAAAAATATTCAAGGTTGTCATCGTAGAGCGACCATTCTTAAAGCCATGCTGATTAGGTTCGATACATTACCTTATTACCTTCTGCGGTTATACATAGTAGTCCTCTACGTGAACTGCCGTCCACATTGATTATAACGAACTACAAATACTTTTAAAACTACACAAACCCAACATTATTTCACTTTAGGAAACCCACGTAATGCTCTTTCAACATTTCCCCATCCCAGTCAAATTTCAAATCTATAACACATTGGATAGGAAATACAATCCAAAAAAAAGctgaatatttttttagccTACAAACAACTTTCACAATAATTTACCAAGACAGAAACTACATTCCCTTACCTAACAACACCTACACCGATGACAGGAGACTTTAATGGATGGAATACTTTCTGGGGATCTCCCAAAAGCAATCGCAGGGGTAGAATCCTCGGAGATTACATTCACAGTAATAACTACATCACATTAAACAACGATCCACATCGACCTTGCCTTTGGCTCACCGAGCCTCAAAATTCAGTGCAATTGTAAAATTACAGCAccataaacaaaataatattaaatagcACTATAATAGTGTTCCCCAATCCCAGCCCCCAAAAAGTCAGTACAACGTTACTAACAAAAATCCAGCCTGGAGAGCGTTCAATAGGGAAATGTCTTTCTTTTAAAAGAACTAATGCTCAGCTCAGTCGATAAATTCGATTTAGCAAAAAAGAAAGTTTTCACGCACCTACATCCAGCATTTCAACTGACTCAAAGCCAGACATGATTCACAGATCAACACATTGTATTCGGAGCAACAATACGAACACAAAAGTCTCAAGTCCAGAAGATATTGCTACAGCTTTTTCCAATCATTGGTTATCAAAATCCGATGATCACAACTTCTTACAATCTTTTTTAGACGCAAAACACAATGCATACAGACAAAGCAACGACGAACACAGAAACAAACAGCTGACTTCATGGAACAAGATTGACTACTTTGAACAGTCTAAAAGGTAATACTCCTAAGAGCGGCAAGATCAATTATACAATGATACAGCAAACGACAAAACCAGTAATAATTAGAATAATAAACTTCTTCCACTCAATACTAATATCCATTATACCCCTGGCccttaaaatttgtataatatataaaGTCAATTGATTAAATGGGGCTGTGAGCCAAGGCTAATCAGTTAAGTACAAGTCGCAAAATTAGAGAAAAGGTTAACCATAGTCATTCCTTAAttcaaccacttcaaaacagAATCCCGCAGGGATCCCCACTGTCTGTGATTTCTTTTCTCATTGCAAACATACGAATCAGAACTTCACAGCATTTGAAGACGACTATATTATAGTTTACCCTAAAGTACAGAAAAACCCATCAATATACCGAAATCGTCTATTCCAGGACATTAGTAACTTTTGCAATTTATCCGGAGAGTCGTTATCCCTCTAAAAATGCAAACATATGCACATTTGCAGAAAACACAACTGTATCTGCCAACTTTCTACAGAAACAAGTTTTGTAGTAAACAAGTACAGTACCGGAGCTAACAATGTTAGGCTTAACAATTTACACAAAATACAAGTGGAAGCCCCATAGGAATAAATTAGCAAAATCTCTAACAAGttcaataaatataataaaatgccTCTCAAACGACAAATGAACTGCCAGCCGCTGACCAAAAATAGACTACGGCTCACCATTATATGGTTTAGCTCCAAAATCGCAAATCATACCGATCCAAATCCCTTTCAATAATGCACTCCATTTAGCACTGGGTGGCGTTTGCCCAGCACACGCCATCAACTTATACTTAGAACCTACCACCCACATTAGAACACATCACCTCCAAGCCAAAATGTTCTAGCACTGTAGCCCAATCATCAGACACCCCTCtaaattcaataaaagaaaaaataaaaataagaaaaccCTCAGAAACTCAGTCCTACACAAAAATACTACGTCATGTGCAAACCTATTTCTCCCTTACAGCCCAATAAAAATCTTACCAAAATCTTAGTCTTGGCACTTACAATCAGACATTTGAGCCAATATTTAGAAAAGAATTTCTGGACATTAAAGCAAATCTTACCAACCAAAAAACCAAGACACAACTGTCTATGTCCACAAAGAACAATGTTCTAAAAAAAAGGCATTCTTCCAAATTACACGTCAGTTTATACTGCAGAAATTATCGTCATTATCGTGGAAGTCGTCGTGATGGGTCGTACTATTAAGGGAAAGATCTCTTTCCCAATTCACTCGCTTAAAAACATCGATAAGCAACATCCTACGAAAATTCGTGGTATAATAAATACCGCTTACCCCAAAATAAAAGTCATGTGGGTACCGAACCATGTTGGAATTAGCGGCAACGAATTTGCTGATGAAGCCGAAAAAACGCAACTATCGCACCTTTGTTCACCTCACGTAATATTATCTGGTTTGATATAAACAGATTCTTTAAAAGTCATTTTTATAACATCTCTTTcaatctttttcaatactCCTCCAGTTGGTACCAATCCATAAATGGGCTTTAAACGACACCTGTAAGTTCTGTAACCACACTTTATTGTCAATAACGTATGCGCTGCATTTGATAACATCCGAATTTATATCCCAAATGAAAGCCTTACTACACTTCTTCAAATCCCACACCTACCAACCCTCTTCAAGTTCTTAAGTTCCTTAATGTCAAGCCTCCTATAATTAAGATAGATAAGATAATTAAGATAGACACCTGAAATATACTTGAATTATACacttaataattaaaaatcgaATACCAAAGTTAAATGAATTATACAATTAGTAATTAAGAACAGAATAGTAAACTGAAATTATTGACTTTAAGCCAGCTATGGCTGCCGATCCCTGTtgttttgtaaataaataaatttcattttaaaaagtcccccaaaatcttgttttcagtatattttttaaaaggagCATCGGATGAGAAGTCATTCGACGCATTCTTTCAGTTAGAGTTGCATTCTAAGTCTAATAAACCTGGGTTTTCTTAGTATCAcagcagattttcaattcttcGGCTATATAAACATAGTTGTCGTCTTCCCGCACtctcctggtgcgcttcgtcactaaGTGGACTGCCGCCCAAAGTGATAATGCTTtgaaatttagtttttaagtagggttttttttaatgacaatagattgttgttgtttctcgACACCAACAATGGTGTCCTGGTCGGTTGTTTGTTGGTTAGTAGAGATATAGAGAACAGATCGGTGCGCCACAAGACTGCGCTCCTGTTTGCAGGATCGATCGTTGTTAAGGTGGGTGGGTGACTGGATCAGTTCGGTGCGTGTTGCTGTGTGTTTGTGTGATTTGCGAGTGTTTGTTGTGTTAGTAGATGTAATTAAGTATATTACAGTTCGCTGCTCTGCGGGCTATTTTCTAGGCGCCGTTCTACACCTCGTCCTTTGTGCATTCCTAATGCAGCTTAGTTTTTTTTTCCGGCGTGGCACCGGCCTCACCGTCTTTGGCGGCGGCCTCGTCCACCTTCCTCTTCACGGGCCCGACGGCAGGAGCATCTGGTGAGTCACCGATGGCGGCCTCCTCGGCGTTCTCAACAGCAGATGGAGCTGCTTCGATGCTCTGCTCGCCATCGGCGGCGGACTCCTCCTTGTCAGCGGCCTCGGCGGTCGCCTTTTCACCATCGACGGCACCGCTGTCGGTGGCCGGTTCTCCGATCTCCTTGTCGGCGGTTGGCTTCTCAGGTGCCGCCTTCGTGACTGGAACCTTCTCGAAGACGGGGCTCTCGATGATTTCCTCGTCGGACATTTTGAAGTACTTTACTTGCCTTCTTCTtctccaaaaacaagactcaAATTTCTACGCGAAGCTAGCTATTTTCAGCAAACTGGGatgttttataaatttgtGCAAGTCACTTCTTCACTTCTTCTTTCAGTAGCTTTGGTAGGAAGTAGAGCTGGAAGACAAGCGATAATTTGTGCCCCGGTGACCTCAACCGATGTTACTCAGACTATCCCGATAGTATTACATACAACTCCCATCACTTGGATTTCGAAGGAGAACGAAGGTACGCACATTTTACGTGTTGAACaatgaaatataaattaaagtCGATGTCGATGTCCACCCGTGGGTCGATCCTCTACAATAAGTAGACTTATTGCGTTTATAATTGTAATTGTTGCTATATAATAATTTTCATAATTGCACCATTTTCATTAGATAATAATCTGCAGGAATTACCCTATTATATTGGTTGATAGTATCGATGTTTACTCCTAACACTATTAAAACTATCAATCGATATTTTTGCAGCTTTATAGGAAGTTGCAGGATTGCTGGAGAATTTGCCGTATAAGAGAAAACGTCTACACAGTCACAAAGAAAATCGTAACCATCACGCTCTAGAATGGATATTTCCTCTTCTCTTGTCCCCTCTTCTCTTTTTTTAGGGTCTCCAAAAATACAGGGCTGGATCACAAACTGGGATACACTACATCCAGGGATGGGATGTATGATGTTCTGGGCATTCCCTAAACTGTTAaattgctgaattgttgaaaattcaacagaaaACTCAACAATTGAGGTAACGAACGTAAATAGTTTCTGATGAATTTTCAAAATGCTGTGACCAGTTGTGCAATTTTTTTGGAGGCAGAAACatgtaatatattatttttcagcATAAAGTTAATAATAAGGAACAAATTATAAGTAAAGTAAAGTATATTTATAAGTAATAAGTAAAGTAAAGTATACTTGATCAGAATGACTAGCCAAGTTtatctagccatgtccttctatccgactgtccgtctgtctgtccatCCGTATGAACCCTaatatcttggaaactatagtAAATTGGGAtaaggcatgcagattctagagattgAAAACCGTCGATGATAGTCCGATCATAACGAAAAATACACAGATCGAAAGGTATTGTGAATTTCCTTCGTGTTCGGTACTAAGACTAAGTCTATTGGATAAATTTCGGTGGAAGAAAGTAAAATTTAGAAGATTTCAGCTAGGGAAACCGGAGAAGCAAAATGTACCggtcttttaattttttcatattcttttaCACGTTGATGGGTAGAAAAACTATTGCAATACAAGACTCCATTGCAAAGTTATGCAACTTAAATTAATATTAGATCATATCCAAGTTAAGATTGGTTTGCCCTTTTTGTGTTACTGTCCTAGAATTTTTTTGTCGTATTATGCAATTGAGCTGAAAATAATTTTCTCCAGAACTTGTTGAAAAATTCGCTAGCTTAGCAGGAAAATAGGTAGAAATGGCTAGATGAATGAAATGGGTGACTGTTCGCAAACGCCTTATGCTAAAGGCATTTTAAGTCTAAGTCTAAATTGTTCTTACTTAAGTCACTGCAAAATTATAGCTAATTTAAAGTTTCGATTACaggtttttcaaaatttttttaaaactggACACTTGATTGAGCAAAAAACTCTTTAGGATTATTCGAATGCGCCAAAAACTATGCAACCCCGGTTTGTGGAAGAGAATAACTTTTTTAGTGCAAGGGAAGACAGTattgaattaaaataaaaataaaaatcagtgAGAAAATATGTTTGGTTTCCAAATGTACTACTCTTTGGACTTCACGTGCTGAAAGAACACATCGAAATAAGACAAAGACCATTTAGGTTTCTCTGGCTTAGATCGCGTTTGGGTCTTACTGTAGCGACTTAAGGTTAAAAGACagatttgatttaaatttgTCATATTTCTTACACCGATTTCACTTTCAAGTTCATATAGGTAGGGAGAAAAGGAACTAGGGCGAAAAATCGAAAGATACAAGTATTTATTCGATAATTGGCCATATTTCGCGAGGCCTAAACATGTCATTAGTCAATGGAATGGATAATATTGGAATAATTCACAAAACAATTTACAATGGTATTAAAAATGCGTAGGCAAATAGTCAGATATACTAAATACCACTCATCCGAATGGCTCTCAGGTATATTCATTTAAGAACTTACACTGTGAAAtgaattgatttttaaaaaaaattgtgatatcaaacaaaaacaacccTTAACGAGGGTAAAAAACTAGTGACGATTGCACCTTCAAcatacaaaagttctgatatcaacttttgcgaaaatgtattatacgaTGTACTACATAAATACGCTTTCTAAATTTGTCACATTCGGCACGTTTGATTTAAATCGTACTGCTAATTGCCTACACGAGCATATTGGATTGCGGCGTGCCGAATAAgaaatatttagaaaatgttaAGTTAAAGTATACTTTTGAGTAGAAGGGAATATGATCAAAAACAACGAAGCTGTAacttgtttcatattattttctcaatttttttcCGGTTATAGAaacctatggcagctatatgatatagtcgttcgATGAAAAAACAATCTATTCGGAGTTCcgaaaacttttaaaaaagcTATAATTCTTTTTTCTATTATTATACTATTGCGAAGGATATAataatttcagtcagaagtttgcaacgcagttgTAAAGCTAAGGGATGAAACCATCTCAGAAGtcttttttttattgcaggtatataagtcggatcggacaacttttttttatagctCCCACAGGAATAACCGGAAAAAATGAATTTCACAACTTAAATCTTTGGTCTTTCATGACATATTATATTGTACTtttgatatataattttttaagaattaaattataaaaaatcggacgactatttTATATAGATGCCATACTAACGATCGGATAATACATGGGAAAGTAACATGCAAATAGTTATAGCTTCGTAATTTTTGATTATAAGTTCTTCTACTCCGGTTATAgcatttctttaattttttagaattaagaatTCAATTTAATAAGTATAGGACTAATTGCAAAATATCCATGTAATTTTTTGCAATATGCACTGGCCAAATTCAGAAATATTCATCGGGACCTGAAGTCCCTGACCCAGGTAGATTGTTTTGACCTCGTGATAGGCATTTGTGGCCAGACTCAACCAGCTATCGAAATCCTGGCGAAGGTACTGGATGTTCAGGACAGTGTGTTCCCTAGTTTAATGGTGACTCCTGGCCATCTAAGTGCAACAATGCGATTGTCGTGGAAGCGTACGGATTATCTAGCCATTCCACCAATTATATGACCATCAATTAAATATTCAGTTTCAGTATGGTCATTCCAAGTAGGGCATTTTGACGTCGACTACTGTGCTTAAGAGCAAACTTTAAGGAACAACGGCACTGCTCAGATCTTCCATCCCGTGAAAACAATTTGCTATCCCAGAGCGAACATCAGCAGGCCCTCGAGGTTGGGTCATCAGGACACTCTTGAAATAGTCCAAGGATCCTATATAATCCTGATGATCGAAGGCCAATGACCCACGTCCAGTACCAAAATATAATTTGACAATATTATCCTGACAAACAGGGCATCAGCATCTTGGGCTGTGCTGGGTGATAAAATCAGCCCGAATCCCCTAATTTACTGAATGATTGGTAACATGGCCCTTCGCAAATAGCCCAATGGATAAATCCTTTTCTGGTTACAATTATTtaacttaaatttatttctaaaaattattttaaaaatattccttaAGGGCTTGCCCCAGCATATCATTTTTGGCCCCAACTGAATCGAATGCTTGCAGACAAGGAATTAAATCACTGTGaacggcagtacacgtagtgtcGAAGCGCACCTGGAGAGTGGGGAAAGGCGACTACGATATATAGTTGAAGAATTCAACATATGATGGGCTGGTCGCATCATAACGGGTGATACTCCAATCGACAGGTattgcaaaaactaaaaagattgcctcccaagaccttaataatttcaattggcttgggagaaaaagcggtaaaagtgtaaaagtgcAAAATGTAGAAAATGGGAGCTGTTGGGGATGGTAGGGATAAATGTTCAAGGTTGTTAACCAAGTTGTATACTGAGAATACGCGTTTGTTAAAATACAGTTTTCCGATCAAAAGTTATTCCAAAAACAAGAGGGGACTtttccaaaatgaaaatgtttgtccctttaAGTCTTAAGGAGTATTAAGAAGCTCGAGATAGAAAACCTTTGTTGTAGGACTTTTCGAAAA harbors:
- the LOC118878242 gene encoding RNA polymerase II subunit A C-terminal domain phosphatase-like — encoded protein: MQNIVDEEGAAPSLYTPVGDDGNPGGGSGRADSSIQEYKSQRAGVVKKRLRKDGELLSKGDTILELSECIHTTVTKDMCADCGGDLRQNENGQTSEASVPMVHTMPDLKVSQKLAQKLGHDDTRRLLADRKLVLLVDLDHTVIHTTDDTVPDNIKGIYHFQLRGPHSKWYHTRLRPGTAEFLKRMSQLYELHICTFGKRKYAHKIAQLLDPEGKFFSTRILSRDESFNATSRTDNLKALFPNGDSMVCIIDDREDVWNMASNLIQVKPYHFFQHKGDINAPPGLSKHELDGEGVDFQEITEKISESISELRTEDPDRGDNIVSSTSKDDEGNEESVDVFELESDAKDPEISNSSIAAEAPKKPPSDTLNGKTVSEEIVVVDDSSSGSPDAEKAVIDDSSKEVTKAEVVEEKTPTSNEDVATTSKPSLRVPLEGQKQIEIEDTDDYLLYLEGILRSIHKRFYAIYDETTEITDLKVIVPKIRCEVLRGKSLVFSGLVPTEMKLEQSQAYFIAKSLGADVQPNIGKGVTHLVAVDAGTYKVYAAKKESAIKVVNANWLWTCAERWEHVEEKLFPLDQGGKVRSPEHVVNYSERPEISPSSSKQQEGQSRTFRETLNPLLGLTNADIESMNQDYDTFFESDSSSDEGPVNLENPPMDRKVLKRMREDNSNSNRSSNRAIDDLLTRSEDVMIGAQNVMEFDIGLNAEANDNNEKEDDDDEMPRAKFRRGEDLPTDQEIGSDLNSEKDPEDEDDDEWDMMGAALEREYLVPSSEDFDI
- the LOC139353366 gene encoding myristoylated alanine-rich C-kinase substrate-like, translating into MSDEEIIESPVFEKVPVTKAAPEKPTADKEIGEPATDSGAVDGEKATAEAADKEESAADGEQSIEAAPSAVENAEEAAIGDSPDAPAVGPVKRKVDEAAAKDGEAGATPEKKTKLH